From Jeotgalibaca dankookensis, one genomic window encodes:
- a CDS encoding metallophosphoesterase, which translates to MKLRKKLVHTAATGASLAAYLYSQNTRFQTTHYRIPIHQLAVENVGIKVAQLSDLHFPYIKINQNKLIQKLVQEQPDLIFLTGDQMDAAEPERWYELHTFLKRVSAIAPSYAIMGNHDHVNPNNEAIYQGTGVTFLNNQAESITLPDRLPLLIMGVSEPSFVAKRKAKNLIKKVYVRPEWQEQTKLLLAHRPELFEKYQADAEKAPDLTFSGHAHGGQVRIKGIGGLFAPGQGRLPKHTAGVFSLASDTHKKLVVSRGLGPSHFPLRVNNRPELVIVTLVRE; encoded by the coding sequence ATGAAACTCAGAAAAAAACTCGTCCATACAGCTGCAACTGGCGCAAGTCTAGCAGCCTATCTCTATAGCCAAAACACACGCTTTCAAACCACTCACTATCGCATTCCAATCCATCAACTAGCAGTCGAAAATGTAGGAATAAAAGTTGCTCAGCTATCCGATTTACACTTTCCTTATATTAAAATTAACCAGAATAAATTAATCCAAAAATTGGTTCAAGAACAGCCTGATTTAATCTTTTTAACCGGTGATCAAATGGACGCGGCTGAACCAGAACGCTGGTATGAGCTACACACTTTCTTGAAGCGAGTGTCCGCAATTGCGCCTAGCTATGCGATTATGGGGAATCATGATCATGTTAATCCGAATAATGAAGCCATCTATCAAGGGACTGGTGTGACTTTTTTAAATAATCAAGCCGAATCGATTACCTTACCAGATCGTTTGCCTCTTTTGATTATGGGTGTATCCGAACCATCTTTTGTTGCCAAACGCAAAGCTAAAAATCTAATTAAAAAGGTATATGTGCGACCAGAGTGGCAAGAACAGACAAAGTTATTGCTGGCTCACCGCCCAGAACTATTTGAAAAGTACCAAGCTGATGCAGAAAAGGCACCTGATCTAACCTTTTCTGGCCATGCACACGGCGGACAAGTACGCATCAAAGGGATTGGAGGACTCTTTGCCCCGGGACAAGGACGGTTACCTAAGCACACGGCGGGTGTTTTTTCATTAGCGAGCGATACCCATAAAAAACTAGTCGTGAGTCGGGGCCTGGGACCTTCGCATTTTCCTCTACGGGTTAATAACCGTCCCGAGTTAGTTATAGTGACTTTAGTCAGAGAATAG